The region AAACACACACAATGAGTCACATTCCCGACATGCCACAAAATAgcaaaaaataagaaaaacacTTCTTTCATGCTGGTAACCGGTTATACAAAtcatggtaaccggttacacatcCCCATCCATGTCATTCAATTGCCAGAGAAAACCAAGTTTCCTGCATGTAACCAGTTATACAAAAttaggtaaccggttacacctgccTTTTCAACACACATAAATACATGTTTTCGTGTGTGTAATCGGTTACGCAAAATCAGATAACCAGTTACACTTGCTAAAATCATTCTTTTTACACTAGTTTTTGTGTGTGTAACTGGTTACACTAAATCTGGTAACTCGTTACACCTGGGACAGTAATAGAAAATACTGCATTTTTCAGCATTGTAGAATTTGTTTCCACTCTCAATTCACTTCCAAACCAGTTCCAATACACCTTGCAATTTGCATCCAACGTTACACTACACTAACTCAATCCTAACCACACTTCAAGTCATCAAAACTCTAACAATTGAGCTACTCTAGGATTACCTAACTGTCATAGCAGTTCCACTAATAGCTCCAACTAACTTCTTAATAGAAAATATAACACCATTAACTTCATAACCAATTTGTTCATTGAATCCTCTAACACTTACGAATTCCCTAACGAGTTGGTCATTTGGTATGAATTCAAGACAAGGCTTTGCAAATCAAAGTCAAGGCAAACAATTCATTGTTTCATGCAAGTTCTATTCAAGTACAAATTAAGATGTTCAATACAAGACATGGTAGAAAGCTACTTCTCCTTACAAAAACAAGATTTCCATTACAAAAGAGTCCCAGAAAACCAAATTGCATATTTTTACATAATTTGACTCCCATTTGCCTTTTGGTCAACTTTTGACTTGTTGGTCaaatagttgaccaaagtcaactgaccATACTATACTCTATTCACTTCTTTTTTCCATGATCCTCTCGTGTTCAAGCTTCTGCGCCATGTCAGCGTGTTGTTCAATGCATACCATGAGTCAGACCTGCAAAAACATACCAAAAAACAGACACAATGAGTCACATTCCCGACATGCCACAAAATAgcaaaaaataagaaaaacacTTCTTTCATGCTGGTAATCGGTTATACAAAtcatggtaaccggttacacatcCCCATCCATGTCATTCAATTGCCAGAGAAAACCAAGTTTCCTGCATGTAACCAGTTATACAAAAtcaggtaaccggttacacctgccTTTTCAACACACATAAATACATGTTTTCGTGTGTGTAATTAGTTATGCAAAATCAGATAACCAGTTACACTTGCTAAAATCAGTCTTTTTACACTAGTTTTTGTGTGTGTAACTGGTTACACTAAATCTGGTAACTCGTTACACCTGGGACAGTAGCAGAAAATACTGCATTTTTCAGCATTGTAGAATTTGTTTCCACTCTCAATTCACTTCCAAACCAGTTCCAATACACCTTGCAATTTGCATCCAACGTTACACTACACTAACTCAATCCCAACCACACTTCAAGTCATCAAAACTCTAACAATTGAGCTACTCTAGGATTACCTAACTGTCATAGCAGTTCCACTAATAGCTCCAACTAACTTCTTAATAGAAAATATAACACCATTAACTTCATAACCAATTTGTTCATTGAATCCTCTAACACTAACGAATTCCCTAACGAGTTGGTCATTTGGTATGAATTCAAGACAAGGCTTTGCAAATCAAAGTCAAGGCAAACAATTCATTGTTTCATGCAAGTTCTATTCAAGTACAAACTCAGATGTTCAATACAAGACATGGTCGAAAGCTACTTCTCCTTACAAAAACAAGATTTCCATTACAAAAGACTCCTGGAAAACCAAATTGCATATTTTTACATCATTTGACTCCCATTTGCCTTTTGGTCAACTTTTGACTTGTTGGTcaaacagttgaccaaagtcaactacCCATACTATACTCTATTCACTTTGTTTCTCCATGAGCCTTTCGTGTTCAAGCGTCTGCGCCATGTCAGAGTGTTGTTCAATGCATACCATGAGCCAGACCTGCAAAAACATACCAAAAAACACACACAATGAGTCACATTTCCAACATGCCACAAAATAgcaaaaaataagaaaaagacTTCTTTCATGCTGGTAACCGATTATACAAAtcatggtaaccggttacacatcCCCAGCCATGTCATTCAATTTCCAGAGAAAACCAAGTTTCCTGCATGTAACCAGTTATACAAAAtcaggtaaccggttacacctgccTTTTCAACACACATAAATACATGTTTTCGTGCGTGTAATCGGTTACGCAAAATCAGGTAACCAGTTACACTTGCTAAAATCATTCTTTTTACACTAGTTTTTGTGTGTGTAACTGGTTACACTAAAtctggtaaccggttacacctggGACAGTAGCAGAAAATACTGCACTTTTCAGCATTGTAGAATTTGTTTCCACTCTCAATTCACTTCCAAACCAGTTCCAATACACCTTGTAATTTGCATCCAATGTTACACTACACTAACTCAATCCTAACCACACTTCAAGTTATCAAAACTCTAACAATTGAGCTACTTTAGGATTACCTAACTGTTAAAGCAGCTCCACTAATAGCTCCAACTAACTTCTTAATAGAAAATCTAACACCATTAACTTCATAACGAATTTGTTCATTGAATCCTCTAACACTAACGACTTCCCTAACGAGTTGGTCATTTGGTATGAATTCAAGACAAGGCTTTGCAAATCAAAGTCAAGGCAAACAATCCATTTTTTCATGCAAGTTCTATTCAACTACAAACTCAGATGTTCAATACAAGACATGGTAGAAAGCTACTTCTCCTTACAAAAACAAGATTTCCATTACAAAAGACTCCTGGAAAACCAAATTGCATATTTTTACATCATTTGACTCCCATTTGCCTTTTGGTCAACTTTTGACTTGTTGGTcaaacagttgaccaaagtcaactacCCATACTATACTCTATTCACTTCGTTTCTCCATGAGCCTTTCGTGTTCAAGCTTCTGCGCCATGTCATAGTGTTGTTCAATGCATACTATGAGCCAGACCTGCAAAAACAtaccaaaacacacacacaatGAGTCACATTTCCAACATGCCacaaaatagaaaaaaataagaaaaacacTTCTTTCATGCTGGTAACCGATTATACAAAtcatggtaaccggttacacatcCCCAGCCATGTCATTCAATTTCCAGAGAAAACCAAGTTTCCTGCATGTAACCAGTTATACAAAAtcaggtaaccggttacacctgccTTTTCAACACACATAAATACATGTTTTCGTACGTGTAATCGGTTACGCAAAATCAGGTAACCAGTTACACTTGCTAAAATCATTCTTTTTACACTAGTATTTATGTGTGTAACTGGTTACACTAAATcttgtaaccggttacacctaGGACAGTAGCAGAAAATACTGCACTTTTCAGCATTGTAGAATTTGTTTCCACTCTCAATTCACTTCCAAACCAGTTCCAATACACCTTGCAATTTGCATCCAATGTTACACTACACTAACTCAATCCCAACCACACTTCAAGTCATCAAAACTCTAACAATTGAGCTACTTTAGGATTACCTAACTGTCATAGCAGCTCCACTAATAGCTCCAACTAACTTCTTAATAGAAAATCTAACACCATTAACTTCATAACGAATTTGTTCATTGAATCCTCTAACACTAACGACTTCCCTAACGAGTTGGTCATTTGGTATGAATTCAAGACAAGGCTTTGCAAATCAAAGTCAAGGCAAACAATTCATTGTTTCATGCAAGTTCTATTCAAGTACAAACTCAGATGTTCAATACAAGACATGGTAGAAAGCTACTTCTCCTTACAAAAACAAGATTTCCATTACAAAAGACTCCTGGAAAACCAAATTGCATATTTTTACATCATTTGACTCCCATTTGCCTTTTGGTCAACTTTTGACTTGTTGGTcaaacagttgaccaaagtcaactaacCATACTATACTCTATTCACTTTGTTTCTCCATGAGCCTTTCGTGTTCAAGCTTCTGTGCCATGTCAGAGTGTTGTTCAATGCATACCATGAGCCAGACCTGCAAAAACATACCAAAAAAAACACACAATGAGTCACATTTCCAACATGCCACAAAATAgcaaaaaataagaaaaacacTTCTTTCATGCTGGTAACCGATTATACAAAtcatggtaaccggttacacatcCCCAGCCATGTCATTCAATTTCCAGAGAAAACCAAGTTTCCTGCATGTAACCAGTTATACAAAAtcaggtaaccggttacacctgccTTTTCAACACACATAAATACATGTTTTCGTGCGTGTAATCGGTTACGCAAAATCAGGTAACCAGTTACACTTGCTAAAATCATTCTTTTTACACTAGTTTTTGTGTGTGAACTGGTTACACTAAATCTGGTAATTGGTTACACCTGGGACAGTGGCAGAAAATACTGCATTTTTCAGCATTGTAGAATTTGTTTCCACTTTCAATTCACTTCCAAACCAATTCCAATACACCTTGCAATTTGCATCCAACCTTACACTACACTAACTCAATCCTAACCACACTTCAATTCATCAAAACTCTAACAATTTAGCTACTCTAGGATTACCTAATTGTCATAGCAGTTCCACTAATAGCTCCAACTAACTTCTTAATAGAAAATCTAACACCATTAACTTCATAACCAATTTGTTCATTGAATCCTCTAACACTAACGACTTCCCTAACTTCCAACCGTTGCTGCCCGAAAAATCTGACTGAAATAGTTTGAATTTGAATCTATTTAAACTCATCAGTCTCATCAAATTCAGAGGCTAGCAATCACAAAATAAGAACTTATTCATTCTCTCAAATCACTCTTTGCAAATTCATATTTTCTCCTATCACTTGATCTTCCCCAATTCCTCTCCCTGCACTAAAGCTCTATCACCATTGgagcaagcttcacattgaagcttgTTAACAATTTAGCTAAACCACCTACATTCCATATTATTCTCATAATCACAAAATCAACATTAAGAACAATAATCCAAATCAGAAATTTTCAGAGCCAAATCATTAAAGAGAAGAAGTAGAAGATCTAAGAAGCATACCTCTATTTTCTTCATCTTCCTCGCCTTCAAATTTTAGCAAGTTTCAAGACAATCCTATGTTTTGCAGGTCGGCGAATTTTTATCCCTTCTTGTTTGCTGAACTTTCGATACCATAATGTAGCTTGTGCATTGGATAATCAAAGCCCCAAAGTTTGATGGCTTGATTCTCCTCCATCTCCATTTAATTCCAGTTTTTATGCTTAGGGTTCTTAGCTCTTTTGCTCCATTTTTTAGAATCAATTAACTCTTGGTTAGAATAGATGAGAGATTGGGATATAGGAGGTTGAGAGGAGTATAAAAGTGGTGTTATTTCTTGATTTTGGCCAACTCCACCGTCTTTGGCGCAGTGGTGTCGAAGGTTTAGTGGTGGTTGCTTTTTGACATGAAACATTGAATATGATGTCTGTAGAGATGAAGAAGAAGGCTTTGCTGAAATTTTTATTCATTCCCTTATAAATTTTGTTGGGATTAGGCCATTAAGCCCAACATTTTGCTTTCCACACCACTGTGTTTGCTAGATGATACCTTTGCTTAATCCAACAATAGCTCTTTGTGTTTGAGCCTTTTCTGTTAGGCCCAAAGCCTTCATTTCCAGGTTGCACACCCTCTGGGTTATGCACCCCTGCAGATTTAATTGCttttactttttttattttttttattttttaccATTTCTTTATATATTCTTTCTATACTTTTAATTTATGAACATACATGTTTAATTCATGtaaattcataataaattcattcATTGTGGTTAATTAGAGTATTTTCTCTTTTGgtatttaattgaattaattctCCATTTGTTCCTTTCCATGCCATGTTAGCTCATGAAAAATACACATAAAAAATGATTAAGATAGATTTATACTTGAGACTTTCATTTTCAATTAAAAGATCATTAGAAATTAATTATTTCACTCTTGATTGCATGCATGAATTATTGTGGCATGAATAATTTATTTTTGCACTTTAATAATTCCTTTATGCatgaataatagttgaatatgTTTAATCCTACCGTTGCCACTTGATTGTTTTAGGCATGGTACCATGGTTTGTATACTTGTATGATATTATCCATTTCATGTATGGTTTTTAATTCATCTCCACATTATGGATACAATGTCTCCCCATTCCCATGAACATGTAATAACTTAGGATTTACTTTTCTTTATCTCTTTTCTTTGCATGTTAACTAACAAGATAAAATTAAAACCATAAAAAGAACTTTTCCAATGAATAAAAAcacacttgatccaacgtcaaatgcttttttcaaataaaattcacTTGAAAGAAACGCGAGCGCTTGACCCAACGTCAAGTATCTCATCTATTCCATTTCATTCTCACACTTCTATtctatctctatctctatctcATTCCGTTCACACCTTTCACAACAAAAATCCAAACAGTTGACCCAACGTCAAAtgatttttcaaaatattttcataataaactgAAAGACAAAAATGAGGTGCACGTACTTATGTACAACACTCAAGTACTTGGGTTTTCGGTCGTACCTAGCTTGTGGCTCGGTGCTTGACTTCCTTTTAAAACACTTATTAATAAAACGAGTTCAATCCGGTGCTCTGAAaatgaaaaagagtggttaggatgTTGCGGTTCTCTCAACTCCCGAGTACTCTGATTTTTGGTCGTACTTAGCCATGGGTTAGAGGCTTGTCTCCCTTTAATTAAAAATGATTAAACTTGTCAAACAAATTTCATAAAAAAAACTCTAAAATCAACCACAACTCATCAAATTCAATTTTCTGCCTTAGGGCATCCAACAACTTTTCTCAAAGGAcatgttacttccgttctaccgcGGCATGGATGACGCTTAAGCCTCTCATGCACGAGCATACAAGTAATGTTTAACCGATAGAATACGATCCAAGCGCATTCATACTGCCGCAAATAAACATTTAAGCCTCCCATGCGCGATCATACAAGATGTGTTAACCACTAGAATACAAACGTTAACACTGTTCATTAAAAATAATCAACACACACTCCGTTTTATACTCGGAATAACATAACTCTGACGTTCTTATTGCATGATGgggatacgtaggcataagggTTCAAATCCATGGCCAATacactaatttaaaacttattttctctcccTTTAACCATTAGCAAGTAACCTCCAGATAACAACATCCCTACGCACAAAGAACAAGTAAagtggttcccgttgagtacaacagatgtgaggggtgctaataccttccccttgcataaccgacttctgaatATGCTATTGGTTGTGAAGACCATGCTTTtgataaaatataatattttgttataattagCCATAATTAGTTTCCTATAATTATGTTGTATCATAATTAGATAGTTGACCAAATGTTACACATTGATGTATATATATTCTATTCAGATCAATGAGAAGGACACGATTTCCATTATCTCACATGGTATCAATCCTAACCGATCCATCTCTCTAAAAACAAAAAAAGCTAACGCAGAAACGCGTTTCTTCTTCTCCCTCATGACAGTTCGCCGCCACATGCTTCTTCTCCCTCCTTGAAGTCTGTCGTCGCAACAGGACTACCATACTCTTTACCGCCATCACCGAACACGAGAACCACCCTATTCTCTCGCCTTCCGCCTCTGTTCACGCCCCCGTCGTCGCACCTACGGCCATGTCTGAATCAGATCATTTAGAATACAGTGACGCCGATACCCACAAATCCGCCGATACTAGTGATTCCGGCCAGTCCAAGAACACCATGTTTCGAGGTTCCAAATCAGAGTTTCATCCCGCTCTTGCCGTCTCCAATATTAGGAATCACATTCCTATTATTCTTGAGATGGAACCACATTTCTATTATTCTTGAGATGGAAAAATATCAATATGGTATTGGAGTTTCATCCCACTCTTGCCGTCTCCAATATGGTACCTGAACCACATTCCTATTATGCTCGCTCACATCGTTCCATCTATCGAAAAAGAGCCCCCAACCACTACCAACGCCAACCATGAACAATGGTCCACTCTTGATGCCACCATTCTTCAGTGGATTTATTCCACTATTTCTACCGATTTTCTTACCACTACTCTAAAACCCAACTCACTGCAATGGATGCATGGAATCGCTTGGAAGATATTTTTCAGGACAACCAAAATGCTCGAGTTGTCACTCTTGAGCAAGAGTTTTCTAACACTCGTATGGAGTATTTTCCCAATGTCTCAGCTTACTGTTAGCGTCTTAAGATGTTTTCTGATCAGTTGAGAAATGTCGGCTCCCCTATCAACAATCATCGTCTGGTCCTTCAGATGATCTCTGGTCTCCCAGAAGCTTACCGCAGTGTTGCTACTTTGATTCTCCAGAGCAACCCTCTTTTGGAGTTCTATCATGACTGTTCCATGCTCACTTTAGAAGAAACCGATAGAGCTAAGATGACAAATACAGACTCTCATGCTGCTATGCACACCACTCAGCCGAAACCTATTGAATACACCTCTCAGCGTGGCAACCGTCTCCCCGACAATCGTTCTCGCTCCTGTGGCAACCAGATTCACGGAGGGGGACATGGTAACCGGAGAGCACCTTAGTCTGGAGCTTCCAAAGCTCCCTCACGTTGGTCCGCTCCTCCTTGGAAATTGGAACGGAAGTACCCAACCTGGCAACCATGGAGTTGAACTCCACCATCATGAACTATGCCACCGTGTCCGTATCCCACCTCTCAGTGGACACGCCCTGCCGGTCCTCCTAAGCAGCGAGGAATTATAAGACAACATCCTCAGGTATATGCAACCTCTACCTCATCTCAGATACCGATAGACATTGAGACCGCAATGCACACCATGTCACTCCATACTCCTGACAATCAGTGGTACATTGAGGCCGCATCACAAGGTAATCTCTCATCTTATTTTCCAGTAAGTAATTCAAATCAGAAAGTCATTATAGGCAGTGGCCATGGAATTCCAATTCACGGCACCAGACACACACAAATAACCACATCTCACCAACCACTTCACCTTAACCATGTCCTGCATGCCCcgaaaattattaaaaatttaatttctgTGAGACGACTCACCACTGACAATAATGTTTCTGTTTCCTTTGATCCTTTTGGTTTTACTGTCTCTAATTTTCAGACGGGGATCACCCTTCGCAGATGTGACAGTCGTGGAGATCTTTATCCAGTTACCACTCTTCCCAGTTTTCTGGTCTCACATCCAGCCTTTGGCATAGTCGTCTTGGTCATCCTGGCGTGTCTGTTTTGAATTCCCTTCGTAAAAATAAGTTCATATGTTGTGAACCTTTTAATTCTTTTATCGTTTGTGACTATTGTGTTTTAGGCAAACAAGTTAAATTGCCATTTTTTAATTCTCAAACTACGACTTTGATGCCTTTTAACATTTTACATAGTGATTTATGGACGTCTCCAATTTTAAGTTCTGCTGGTCATAAATATTATGTCTTATTCTTAGATGATTTTACAAACTTCTTGGGTACTTTTTCTATTAGCAAAAAGTCTCATGTGTTTGTAACGTTCAAGTTACTTATTCAACtcattcaaactcaatttttgcAAAAAGTCAAAACATTTCAATGTGACAATGGTAGTGAATATAATAATGagctttttcaaaaatattgcACTGATCATGATCTAGTTTTTCGTTTCTCTTGTCCCCACACATCCTCAAAAAATGGGAAAGTGGAATGCAAAATAAGAACCATTAATAATATGATATGCACTATGTTAGCTCATTCTTCTGTTCCCCCCTCGTTTTGGCACCATGCTCTCCACATGGCAACTTACTTGTTAAATATTATTCCATATAAAAAACTTCATAATCAGTCACCAACACAACTCATGTATCATCGTGATCCCATCTACACACATCTAAGAGTCTTTGGTTGTCTATGTTATCCATTATTCCCGTCATCTACCATTCATAAGTTACAACCCCGCTCTACTCTGTGTGTCTTCTTGGGTTATCCGCCGAATCATAGAGGTTATAAGTGTTTTGATTTGTCTAATAGAAAATTAATAATTTCGAGGCATGTTATCTTTGATGAAACTCAATTTCCCTTCACCAAGATACACTCCTCTTCACCTCACTCTTATCAATTCCTAGATGATGACCTTCACCCCTACCTTATACATCAGTGGCAAAATCAAATTTCACCACTTGTTGCACATAATCAACCAACACCTATAATCCCAATTGACCAACCACTACCCTCAATAAACCAACAATCATCATCTCCTACCTCTTCGATCAACACACCCATTAAAATAAACTCTCCATCACCACCATCAATTCAACCGCATCCACCTCCACCTACACGAACTATCACCACCCGAAGCATGAAAGGCATTGTCAAACCCCGCAAGATATTTAACTTATCAATCTCTCACTCTGACCACACCATTTATCC is a window of Lathyrus oleraceus cultivar Zhongwan6 chromosome 6, CAAS_Psat_ZW6_1.0, whole genome shotgun sequence DNA encoding:
- the LOC127095694 gene encoding uncharacterized protein LOC127095694, producing MFSDQLRNVGSPINNHRLVLQMISGLPEAYRSVATLILQSNPLLEFYHDCSMLTLEETDRAKMTNTDSHAAMHTTQPKPIEYTSQRGNRLPDNRSRSCGNQIHGGGHGNRRAP